A single genomic interval of Dromiciops gliroides isolate mDroGli1 chromosome 1, mDroGli1.pri, whole genome shotgun sequence harbors:
- the NOL7 gene encoding nucleolar protein 7 has protein sequence MVNLRPRAPSRTLSARTVVDRGNEEEDSEEEESGEEEPDLEFPDGGPAAGRVEEEEEEEEDEAPEEVTFASAQAEAKEDERRLRDSLRRDKELLKEKRKRREELFAEQKKRKLLPATLLEELTAAPQTKINESLPRLQKGNTENENKGKREEKKFPTRVKKRYVACRLKDQDLIDLRQQAAKGFIQKYLYGRGSNRTTVNKFLSLDNKRLPVKKPAMQFVNNNWGAERKQSAKKFKKQWMHKKKIASRKPNII, from the exons ATGGTGAACTTACGGCCGCGGGCGCCTTCCCGCACGTTGTCGGCCAGGACAGTCGTGGACCGGGGCAACGAGGAAGAAGACTCGGAGGAAGAAGAGTCGGGAGAGGAAGAGCCGGACCTGGAGTTCCCCGATGGTGGCCCAGCAGCCGgaagggtggaggaggaggaagaggaggaggaagatgaagccCCAGAAGAGGTGACGTTCGCCAGCGCCCAAGCGGAGGCCAAAGAAGACGAGCGGCGCCTGCGGGACTCTTTGCGCAG GGACAAAGAGCTcctgaaggagaagaggaagcgGCGGGAGGAGCTGTTCGCGGAGCAGAAG aaaagaaaactacTTCCAGCCACTCTTCTAGAGGAGTTAACTGCAGCTCCCCAGACTAA aaTAAATGAATCATTACCCAGACTGCAAAAAG GTAACACAGAaaatgagaacaaaggaaaaagagaagaaaaaaagttcccTACACG AGTGAAGAAGAGGTATGTGGCCTGTAGATTAAAGGACCAAGATCTGATAGACTTAAGGCAGCAAGCAGCCAAAGGCTTTATACAGAAGTATTTATATGGTCGAGGAAGCAACAGAACTACTG taaacAAATTTCTTTCCCTTGACAACAAGAgattgccagttaaaaaacctgCCATGCAATTTGTGAATAATAATTGGG gagcagaaagaaaacaaagtgctAAGAAGTTCAAAAAACAGTGGATGCATAAAAAGAAGATAGCTTCCAGAAAaccaaatattatttaa